A region of Arabidopsis thaliana chromosome 5, partial sequence DNA encodes the following proteins:
- the DME gene encoding HhH-GPD base excision DNA repair family protein (DEMETER (DME); CONTAINS InterPro DOMAIN/s: DNA glycosylase (InterPro:IPR011257), Endonuclease III-like, iron-sulphur cluster loop motif (InterPro:IPR003651), HhH-GPD domain (InterPro:IPR003265); BEST Arabidopsis thaliana protein match is: demeter-like 1 (TAIR:AT2G36490.1); Has 3806 Blast hits to 3649 proteins in 1364 species: Archae - 237; Bacteria - 2338; Metazoa - 256; Fungi - 124; Plants - 347; Viruses - 0; Other Eukaryotes - 504 (source: NCBI BLink).) — protein sequence MNSRADPGDRYFRVPLENQTQQEFMGSWIPFTPKKPRSSLMVDERVINQDLNGFPGGEFVDRGFCNTGVDHNGVFDHGAHQGVTNLSMMINSLAGSHAQAWSNSERDLLGRSEVTSPLAPVIRNTTGNVEPVNGNFTSDVGMVNGPFTQSGTSQAGYNEFELDDLLNPDQMPFSFTSLLSGGDSLFKVRQYGPPACNKPLYNLNSPIRREAVGSVCESSFQYVPSTPSLFRTGEKTGFLEQIVTTTGHEIPEPKSDKSMQSIMDSSAVNATEATEQNDGSRQDVLEFDLNKTPQQKPSKRKRKFMPKVVVEGKPKRKPRKPAELPKVVVEGKPKRKPRKAATQEKVKSKETGSAKKKNLKESATKKPANVGDMSNKSPEVTLKSCRKALNFDLENPGDARQGDSESEIVQNSSGANSFSEIRDAIGGTNGSFLDSVSQIDKTNGLGAMNQPLEVSMGNQPDKLSTGAKLARDQQPDLLTRNQQCQFPVATQNTQFPMENQQAWLQMKNQLIGFPFGNQQPRMTIRNQQPCLAMGNQQPMYLIGTPRPALVSGNQQLGGPQGNKRPIFLNHQTCLPAGNQLYGSPTDMHQLVMSTGGQQHGLLIKNQQPGSLIRGQQPCVPLIDQQPATPKGFTHLNQMVATSMSSPGLRPHSQSQVPTTYLHVESVSRILNGTTGTCQRSRAPAYDSLQQDIHQGNKYILSHEISNGNGCKKALPQNSSLPTPIMAKLEEARGSKRQYHRAMGQTEKHDLNLAQQIAQSQDVERHNSSTCVEYLDAAKKTKIQKVVQENLHGMPPEVIEIEDDPTDGARKGKNTASISKGASKGNSSPVKKTAEKEKCIVPKTPAKKGRAGRKKSVPPPAHASEIQLWQPTPPKTPLSRSKPKGKGRKSIQDSGKARGPSGELLCQDSIAEIIYRMQNLYLGDKEREQEQNAMVLYKGDGALVPYESKKRKPRPKVDIDDETTRIWNLLMGKGDEKEGDEEKDKKKEKWWEEERRVFRGRADSFIARMHLVQGDRRFSPWKGSVVDSVIGVFLTQNVSDHLSSSAFMSLAARFPPKLSSSREDERNVRSVVVEDPEGCILNLNEIPSWQEKVQHPSDMEVSGVDSGSKEQLRDCSNSGIERFNFLEKSIQNLEEEVLSSQDSFDPAIFQSCGRVGSCSCSKSDAEFPTTRCETKTVSGTSQSVQTGSPNLSDEICLQGNERPHLYEGSGDVQKQETTNVAQKKPDLEKTMNWKDSVCFGQPRNDTNWQTTPSSSYEQCATRQPHVLDIEDFGMQGEGLGYSWMSISPRVDRVKNKNVPRRFFRQGGSVPREFTGQIIPSTPHELPGMGLSGSSSAVQEHQDDTQHNQQDEMNKASHLQKTFLDLLNSSEECLTRQSSTKQNITDGCLPRDRTAEDVVDPLSNNSSLQNILVESNSSNKEQTAVEYKETNATILREMKGTLADGKKPTSQWDSLRKDVEGNEGRQERNKNNMDSIDYEAIRRASISEISEAIKERGMNNMLAVRIKDFLERIVKDHGGIDLEWLRESPPDKAKDYLLSIRGLGLKSVECVRLLTLHNLAFPVDTNVGRIAVRMGWVPLQPLPESLQLHLLELYPVLESIQKFLWPRLCKLDQRTLYELHYQLITFGKVFCTKSRPNCNACPMRGECRHFASAYASARLALPAPEERSLTSATIPVPPESYPPVAIPMIELPLPLEKSLASGAPSNRENCEPIIEEPASPGQECTEITESDIEDAYYNEDPDEIPTIKLNIEQFGMTLREHMERNMELQEGDMSKALVALHPTTTSIPTPKLKNISRLRTEHQVYELPDSHRLLDGMDKREPDDPSPYLLAIWTPGETANSAQPPEQKCGGKASGKMCFDETCSECNSLREANSQTVRGTLLIPCRTAMRGSFPLNGTYFQVNELFADHESSLKPIDVPRDWIWDLPRRTVYFGTSVTSIFRGLSTEQIQFCFWKGFVCVRGFEQKTRAPRPLMARLHFPASKLKNNKT from the exons ATGGGTTCTTGGATTCCATTTACACCCAAAAAACCTAGATCAAGTCTGATGGTAGATGAGAGAGTGATAAACCAGGATCTAAATGGGTTTCCAGGTGGTGAATTTGTAGACAGGGGATTCTGCAACACTGGTGTGGATCATAATGGGGTTTTTGATCATGGTGCTCATCAGGGCGTTACCAACTTAAGTATGATGATCAATAGCTTAGCGGGATCACATGCACAAGCTTGGAGTAATAGTGAGAGAGATCTTTTGGGCAGGAGTGAGGTGACTTCTCCTTTAGCACCAGTTATCAGAAACACCACCGGTAATGTAGAGCCGGTCAATGGAAATTTTACTTCAGATGTGGGTATGGTAAATGGTCCTTTCACCCAGAGTGGCACTTCTCAAGCTGGCTATAATGAGTTTGAATTGGATGACTTGTTGAATCCTGATCAGATGCCCTTCTCCTTCACAAGCTTGCTGAGTGGTGGGGATAGCTTATTCAAGGTTCGTCAAT ATGGACCTCCAGCGTGTAACAAGCCTCTTTACAATTTGAATTCACCAATTAGAAGAGAAGCAGTTGGGTCAGTCTGTGAAAGTTCGTTTCAATATGTACCGTCAACGCCCAGTCTGTTCAGAACAGGTGAAAAGACTGGATTCCTTGAACAGATAGTTACAACTACTGGACATGAAATCCCAGAGCCGAAATCTGACAAAAGTATGCAGAGCATTATGGACTCGTCTGCTGTTAATGCGACGGAAGCTACTGAACAAAATGATGGCAGCAGACAAGATGTTCTGGAGTTCGACCTTAACAAAACTCCTCAGCAGAAACCCTccaaaaggaaaaggaagttCATGCCCAAGGTGGTCGTGGAAGGCAAACCTAAAAGAAAGCCACGCAAACCTGCAGAACTTCCCAAAGTGGTCGTGGAAGGCAAACCTAAAAGGAAGCCACGCAAAGCTGCAACTCAGGAAAAAGTGAAATCTAAAGAAACCGGGAgtgccaaaaagaaaaatttgaaagaatcAGCAACTAAAAAGCCAGCCAATGTTGGAGATATGAGCAACAAAAGCCCTGAAGTCACACTCAAAAGTTGCAGAAAAGCTTTGAATTTTGACTTGGAGAATCCTGGAGATGCGAGGCAAGGTGACTCTGAGTCTGAAATTGTCCAGAACAGTAGTGGCGCAAACTCGTTTTCTGAGATCAGAGATGCCATTGGTGGAACTAATGGTAGTTTCCTGGATTCAGTGTCACAAATAGACAAGACCAATGGATTGGGGGCTATGAACCAGCCACTTGAAGTGTCAATGGGAAACCAGCCAGATAAACTATCTACAGGAGCGAAACTGGCCAGAGACCAACAACCTGATTTATTGACTAGAAACCAGCAATGCCAGTTCCCAGTGGCAACCCAGAACACCCAGTTCCCAATGGAAAACCAACAAGCTTGGCTTCAGATGAAAAACCAACTTATTGGCTTTCCATTTGGTAACCAGCAACCTCGCATGACCATAAGAAACCAGCAGCCTTGCTTGGCCATGGGTAATCAACAACCTATGTATCTGATAGGAACTCCACGGCCTGCATTAGTAAGTGGAAACCAGCAACTAGGAGGTCCCCAAGGAAACAAGCGGCCTATATTTTTGAATCACCAGACTTGTTTACCTGCTGGAAATCAGCTATATGGATCACCTACAGACATGCATCAACTTGTTATGTCAACCGGAGGGCAACAACATGGACTACTGATAAAAAACCAGCAACCTGGATCATTAATAAGAGGCCAGCAGCCTTGCGTACCTTTGATTGACCAGCAACCTGCAACTCCAAAAGGTTTTACTCACTTGAATCAGATGGTAGCTACCAGCATGTCATCGCCTGGGCTTCGACCTCATTCTCAGTCACAAGTTCCTACAACATATCTACATGTGGAATCTGTTTCCAGGATTTTGAATGGGACTACAGGTACATGCCAGAGAAGCAGGGCTCCTGCATACGATTCTTTACAGCAAGATATCCATCAAGGAAATAAGTACATACTTTCTCATGAGATATCCAATGGTAATGGGTGCAAGAAAGCGTTACCTCAAAACTCTTCTCTGCCAACTCCAATTATGGCTAAACTTGAGGAAGCCAGGGGCTCGAAGAGACAGTATCATCGTGCAATGGGACAGACGGAAAAGCATGATCTAAACTTAGCTCAACAGATTGCTCAATCACAAGATGTGGAGAGACATAACAGCAGCACGTGTGTGGAATATTTAGATGCTgcaaagaaaacgaaaatccAGAAAGTAGTCCAAGAAAATTTGCATGGCATGCCACCTGAGGTTATAGAAATCGAGGATGATCCAACTGATGGGgcaagaaaaggtaaaaatacTGCCAGCATCAGTAAAGGTGCATCTAAAGGAAACTCGTCTCCAGTTAAAAAGACAGCAGAAAAGGAGAAATGTATTGTCCCAAAAACGCCTGCAAAAAAGGGTCGAGCAGgtagaaaaaaatcagtacCTCCGCCTGCTCATGCCTCAGAGATCCAGCTTTGGCAACCTACTCCTCCAAAGACACCTTTATCAAGAAGCAAGCCTAAAGGAAAAGGGAGAAAGTCCATACAAGATTCAGGAAAAGCAAGAG GTCCATCAGGAGAACTTCTGTGTCAGGATTCTATTGCGGAAATAATTTACAGGATGCAAAATCTGTATCTaggagacaaagaaagagaacaagaGCAAAATGCAATGGTCTTGTACAAAGGAGATGGTGCACTTGTTCCCTATGAGAGCAAGAAGCGAAAACCAAGACCCAAAGTTGACATTGACGATGAAACAACTCGCATATGGAACTTACTGATGGGGAAAGGAGATGAAAAAGAAGGGGATGAAGAGAaggataaaaagaaagagaagtggtgggaagaagaaagaagagtctTCCGAGGAAGGGCTGATTCCTTCATCGCTCGCATGCACCTGGTACAAG GAGATAGACGTTTTTCGCCATGGAAGGGATCGGTGGTTGATTCGGTCATTGGAGTTTTCCTTACACAGAATGTCTCGGATCACCTTTCAAG CTCTGCGTTCATGTCTCTAGCTGCTCGATTCCCTCCAAAATTAAGCAGCAGCCGAGAAGATGAAAGGAATGTTAGAAGCGTAGTTGTTGAAGATCCAGAAGGATGCATTCTGAACTTAAATGAAATTCCTTCGTGGCAGGAAAAGGTTCAACATCCATCTGACATGGAAGTTTCTGGGGTTGATAGTGGATCAAAAGAGCAGCTAAGGGACTGTTCAAACTCTGGAATTGAAAGATTTAATTTCTTAGAGAAGagtattcaaaatttagaagaGGAAGTATTATCATCACAAGATTCTTTTGATCCGGCGATATTTCAGTCGTGTGGGAGAGTTGGATCCTGTTCATGTTCCAAATCAGACGCAGAGTTTCCTACAACCAGGtgtgaaacaaaaactgtCAGTGGAACATCACAATCAGTGCAAACTGGGAGCCCAAACTTGTCTGATGAAATTTGTCTTCAAGGGAATGAGAGACCGCATCTATATGAAGGATCTGGTGATGttcagaaacaagaaactacAAATGTCGCTCAGAAGAAACCTGATCttgaaaaaacaatgaattggAAAGACTCTGTCTGTTTTGGTCAGCCAAGAAATGATACTAATTGGCAAACAACTCCTTCCAGCAGCTATGAGCAGTGTGCGACTCGACAGCCACATGTACTAGACATAGAGGATTTTGGAATGCAAGGTGAAGGCCTTGGTTATTCTTGGATGTCCATCTCACCAAGAGTTGACAgagtaaagaacaaaaatgtaCCACGCAGGTTTTTCAGACAAGGTGGAAGTGTTCCAAGAGAATTCACAGGTCAGATCATACCATCAACGCCTCATGAATTACCAGGAATGGGATTGTCCGGTTCCTCAAGCGCCGTCCAAGAACACCAGGACGATACCCAACATAATCAACAAGATGAGATGAATAAAGCATCCCATttacaaaaaacatttttggatCTGCTCAACTCCTCTGAAGAATGCCTTACAAGACAGTCCAGTACCAAACAGAACATCACGGATGGCTGTCTACCGAGAGATAGAACTGCTGAAGACGTGGTTGATCCGCTCAGTAACAATTCAAGCTTACAGAACATATTGGTCGAATCAAATTCCAGCAATAAAGAGCAGACGGCAGTTGAATACAAGGAGACAAATGCCACTATTTTACGAGAGATGAAAGGGACGCTTGCTGATGGGAAAAAGCCTACAAGCCAGTGGGATAGTCTCAGAAAAGATGTGGAGGGGAATGAAGGGAGACAGgaacgaaacaaaaacaatatggATTCCATAGACTATGAAGCAATAAGACGTGCTAGTATCAGCGAGATTTCTGAGGCTATCAAGGAAAGAGGGATGAATAACATGTTGGCCGTACGAATTAAG GATTTCCTAGAACGGATAGTTAAAGATCATGGTGGTATCGACCTTGAATGGTTGAGAGAATCTCCTCCTGATAAAGCCAA GGACTATCTCTTGAGCATAAGAGGTCTGGGTTTGAAAAGTGTTGAATGCGTGCGACTCTTAACACTCCACAATCTTGCTTTCCCT GTTGACACGAATGTTGGAAGGATAGCAGTTAGGATGGGATGGGTGCCTCTACAACCCCTACCTGAATCACTTCAGTTACACCTCCTGGAGct ATACCCAGTGCTCGAGTCCATCCAAAAATTTCTTTGGCCAAGACTTTGCAAACTCGATCAACGAACACT GTATGAATTACACTACCAACTGATTACGTTTGGAAAG GTATTTTGCACAAAGAGTAGACCAAATTGTAATGCATGTCCAATGAGAGGAGAGTGCAGACACTTTGCCAGTGCTTATGCTAG TGCAAGACTTGCTTTACCGGCACCAGAGGAGAGGAGCTTAACAAGTGCAACTATTCCGGTCCCTCCCGAGTCCTATCCTCCTGTAGCCATCCCGATGATAGAACTACCTCTTCCGTTGGAGAAATCCCTAGCAAGTGGAGCACCATCGAATAGAGAAAACTGTGAACCAATAATTGAAGAGCCGGCCTCGCCCGGGCAAGAGTGCACTGAAATAACCGAGAGTGATATTGAAGATGCTTACTACAATGAGGACCCTGACGAGATCCCAACAATAAAACTCAACATTGAACAGTTTGGAATGACTCTACGGGAACACATGGAAAGAAACATGGAGCTCCAAGAAGGTGACATGTCCAAGGCTTTGGTTGCTTTGCATCCAACAACTACTTCTATTCCAACTCCCAAACTAAAGAACATTAGCCGTCTCAGGACAGAGCACCAAGT GTACGAGCTCCCAGATTCACATCGTCTCCTTGATGGT ATGGATAAAAGAGAACCAGATGATCCAAGTCCTTATCTCTTAGCTATATGGACACCAG GTGAAACAGCGAATTCGGCACAACCGCCTGAACAGAAGTGTGGAGGGAAAGCGTCTGGCAAAATGTGCTTTGACGAGACTTGTTCTGAGTGTAACAGTCTGAGGGAAGCAAACTCACAGACAGTTCGAGGAACTCTTCTG ATACCTTGTCGGACTGCCATGAGAGGAAGTTTTCCGCTCAACGGGACATATTTCCAAGTCAACGAG TTATTTGCAGACCACGAGTCCAGTCTCAAACCCATCGATGTTCCTAGAGATTGGATATGGGATCTCCCAAGAAGGACTGTTTACTTCGGAACATCAGTAACATCAATATTCAGAG GTCTTTCAACGGAGCAGATACAGTTCTGCTTTTGGAAAG GATTCGTATGTGTCCGTGGATTCGAACAGAAGACAAGAGCACCGCGTCCATTAATGGCAAGGTTGCATTTTCCTGCGAGCAAAttgaagaacaacaaaacctAA